A portion of the Segatella copri DSM 18205 genome contains these proteins:
- a CDS encoding clostripain-related cysteine peptidase — MIKKLFTLFICTLSLAATFTSCGDEAIDVESVNKQTIFVFYPWTGGTSSTGLKYFLENNVDSMCAGIVDKKGLTNARVLVFFTEKYNESTLYDLQYDAATKTVKRVPIKKYEGNSHCTAEGFADLLNDVRQNAEALNYSLIIGAHGCGWTYANDWVNYPYMARPKAGSTEKGNDKNTIVSTTTSDHFSGIQFGNDPNRPATRFFGSVSLSDNAIDISTLAEGIKLSGLKMQYILFDACYMGNVETAYELKDVTNFLISSSSEVMGEGIPYKTIWSYLCSSAPNYSSAVSGIVNFYRNSDIPYCNMAAIDCRQIDKLASIMKEINSKYTLASTVPLNSIQTLDGFSPNLFYDMSVYIDSLVPSGSLKDKVHSQMKLTIKAAAHTDEAYTMLMSYSGTTFKVKNYCGLSISDPSQHSVAIKGREKTAWWKATH; from the coding sequence ATGATCAAGAAGCTTTTCACCTTATTTATATGTACGCTATCTCTAGCAGCAACTTTCACCAGTTGTGGAGATGAAGCTATTGATGTTGAAAGCGTCAACAAGCAGACTATCTTCGTCTTCTATCCTTGGACGGGTGGAACCAGCTCTACTGGTCTGAAATATTTCCTGGAAAACAATGTAGATAGCATGTGCGCTGGCATCGTAGACAAAAAGGGCCTTACCAATGCCAGAGTATTAGTTTTCTTCACCGAAAAATACAATGAAAGTACGCTCTACGATCTTCAGTATGATGCAGCAACCAAAACCGTGAAACGTGTTCCTATCAAGAAATACGAAGGCAACAGTCATTGTACAGCAGAAGGATTTGCAGATTTACTGAACGATGTAAGACAAAACGCAGAAGCCCTCAACTATTCTCTGATTATCGGAGCACATGGTTGCGGCTGGACATACGCCAACGATTGGGTAAACTATCCATATATGGCAAGACCGAAGGCTGGTTCTACCGAAAAGGGAAATGATAAAAATACCATTGTATCCACAACAACTTCTGATCATTTCAGTGGCATTCAATTTGGCAATGATCCAAACAGACCTGCCACTCGTTTCTTCGGAAGTGTCAGTTTATCAGACAACGCCATCGATATTTCCACCTTGGCCGAAGGCATCAAGCTCAGCGGACTCAAGATGCAATACATCCTCTTTGATGCCTGTTACATGGGCAATGTGGAGACGGCTTACGAGCTGAAAGATGTAACCAATTTTCTGATCAGTTCAAGTAGCGAAGTGATGGGCGAAGGCATCCCATACAAGACGATATGGAGTTATCTCTGCTCATCAGCCCCTAACTATTCCAGCGCAGTATCAGGCATCGTCAACTTCTATAGGAATTCCGATATTCCATACTGCAACATGGCTGCAATAGACTGCCGACAGATAGACAAACTGGCAAGTATCATGAAGGAGATTAACAGCAAGTATACATTAGCTTCGACAGTGCCGCTCAATTCCATACAGACTTTGGACGGTTTCTCTCCCAACCTTTTCTACGACATGAGTGTATACATAGATAGTCTTGTTCCAAGCGGCTCTCTGAAAGACAAAGTTCATTCACAGATGAAACTCACAATCAAAGCTGCTGCTCATACAGATGAAGCTTATACAATGTTAATGAGTTATAGCGGTACAACCTTTAAAGTGAAAAATTATTGCGGTCTTTCTATCTCCGACCCTAGCCAGCACAGCGTAGCTATCAAGGGAAGAGAGAAAACAGCATGGTGGAAAGCTACACACTAA
- a CDS encoding GYF domain-containing protein — translation MMEYFIIENNGQQAGPFSLEQLVQKAITPETLVWAQGMKDWTPAWKIAELKTVLETVEAIKANTANKENAEGTSADAAGNNGTEAANFQAANQQGFQQAQQEAYQQGFLHGAAMNQGYRQEPEKKKSSKTLWKIILGLIVLLFLVFAITNPGPEAHKEKVKTEAAKAIDKATETSDNNFFTQSIRSIAKMMAGSAIDEVMNQLFEYHNYIVCSKGTVEFNGKQHTVSFGILGSVYTMNADDMVKALEGADNLQIEETTSSSTDESPSVSDNSSDGSEEDGLGASVQKKLEDKANQAMDQAADKVSKKLEEKINQKLDEATDSSTVEKILDKILELI, via the coding sequence ATGATGGAATATTTTATCATTGAGAATAACGGACAGCAAGCGGGTCCATTCAGCCTGGAGCAACTCGTCCAGAAGGCTATCACACCCGAAACCCTTGTTTGGGCACAAGGCATGAAAGACTGGACTCCAGCTTGGAAAATAGCAGAACTGAAGACTGTTCTTGAAACTGTAGAAGCAATCAAGGCTAATACAGCCAACAAAGAAAATGCAGAAGGAACATCAGCAGATGCAGCCGGCAACAACGGGACAGAAGCAGCAAACTTTCAGGCTGCAAACCAGCAGGGTTTCCAGCAGGCACAGCAGGAAGCTTACCAGCAAGGCTTTCTGCACGGCGCTGCCATGAACCAGGGCTACAGACAGGAACCGGAAAAGAAAAAATCGAGCAAGACTCTCTGGAAAATCATCTTAGGTCTTATCGTACTTCTCTTCCTGGTTTTCGCCATAACCAATCCAGGACCTGAAGCCCATAAAGAAAAGGTAAAGACTGAGGCAGCCAAGGCTATCGACAAGGCTACAGAAACCAGTGATAACAACTTCTTCACCCAAAGCATCCGTTCCATTGCCAAAATGATGGCAGGAAGCGCTATCGATGAAGTGATGAACCAGCTCTTCGAATACCACAACTATATCGTATGCTCTAAGGGAACCGTTGAGTTTAATGGCAAGCAGCACACCGTAAGCTTCGGAATCCTTGGCAGCGTTTACACGATGAATGCTGATGATATGGTGAAGGCGCTGGAAGGTGCCGACAATCTGCAGATAGAAGAAACCACCAGCTCATCAACCGATGAATCCCCTTCGGTAAGCGATAATAGCAGCGATGGTTCAGAAGAAGACGGACTGGGCGCTTCCGTTCAGAAGAAACTGGAAGACAAGGCAAACCAGGCCATGGATCAGGCTGCCGACAAGGTAAGCAAGAAACTGGAAGAGAAAATCAACCAGAAACTCGATGAAGCAACCGATTCTTCAACCGTAGAAAAGATTCTCGACAAGATTCTGGAACTGATCTAG
- a CDS encoding Fur family transcriptional regulator, translated as MNSQDMISRLESKGIRPTANRILVMKTLMGEQNPQSLSNLERKMVSMDKSSIFRTLTLFLEHDVVHAFEDGRGVLCYELCEEKGACDHHDGHIHFYCESCQRSFCMEDIHIPSFELPEGFYPHSISFVIKGECPDCRKKHQ; from the coding sequence ATGAACTCACAAGATATGATCAGCAGGCTGGAATCGAAAGGCATTCGGCCAACCGCCAACCGCATACTCGTAATGAAGACCCTGATGGGCGAACAGAACCCGCAGAGTCTGAGCAATCTGGAACGAAAGATGGTTTCGATGGACAAGTCGAGCATCTTCCGTACCCTTACCCTCTTTCTGGAACATGATGTGGTACATGCCTTCGAAGATGGGCGAGGCGTACTCTGCTACGAACTCTGCGAAGAAAAAGGGGCTTGCGATCATCACGACGGGCATATTCATTTCTACTGCGAATCTTGCCAGCGTTCCTTCTGTATGGAGGATATCCATATTCCAAGTTTCGAGCTGCCCGAAGGCTTTTACCCCCACTCTATTTCCTTTGTCATCAAAGGCGAATGCCCGGATTGCAGAAAGAAACACCAGTAA
- the thiS gene encoding sulfur carrier protein ThiS, producing the protein MKVTINNKETETQAKTIRELAQELDLPATGVAVAISNEMVPRDEWENTIIAEGADIVIVKAFCGG; encoded by the coding sequence ATGAAAGTAACTATCAACAACAAAGAGACCGAGACACAGGCTAAAACCATCAGGGAGTTAGCCCAGGAACTCGATTTGCCAGCTACAGGAGTTGCAGTAGCTATTAGTAACGAAATGGTGCCTCGTGATGAATGGGAAAACACAATCATCGCAGAAGGAGCAGACATCGTTATCGTAAAAGCGTTCTGCGGAGGATAA